In a single window of the Magnolia sinica isolate HGM2019 chromosome 7, MsV1, whole genome shotgun sequence genome:
- the LOC131251291 gene encoding GDP-L-galactose phosphorylase 2-like isoform X2 produces the protein MLTIKRVPTVVSNYQEETPEAVGCGRKCLGKCCLPVSTLPLYVFKRDRKATDVGSTSVSEDSPISFLNTLLLGQWEDRMSRGLFRYDVTSCETKVIPGEYGFVAQLNKGRHLKKRPTEFRVDRVLQPFDGNKFNFTKVGQEEVLFMFQESEGGKVYYSESAPISTTNSPSVIAINVSPIEYGHVLLIPLVLDCLPQRIDHQSFLLALHMAAEAGNPFFRLGYNSLGAFATINHLHFQCYAEKQALGEVSQELLDTQVNPAVWEISGHMVLKRKKDYEEASEDYAWRLLAEVSLSEERFHEVKAYVLEAAGFLEAPEVLDDDTVDGNETRFQPPVPPPAATTHLAQGCLVLQ, from the exons ATGCTAACCATTAAGAGGGTTCCTACCGTTGTTTCTAATTACCAAGAAGAAACCCCTGAGGCGGTCGGATGCGGCCGCAAATGCCTTGGCAAGTGCTGCTTGCCtg TGTCTACGCTTCCTCTTTACGTCTTCAAGAGAGATCGCAAGGCAACTGATGTTGGATCCACATCAGTATCAGAGGATTCTCCTATTTCTTTCCTCAACACCTTACTTCTCGGGCAG TGGGAGGATCGCATGAGCAGAGGACTCTTTCGCTACGACGTCACTAGTTGCGAGACCAAGGTGATCCCTGGCGAATACGGTTTTGTTGCTCAGCTGAATAAAGGCCGTCACCTCAAGAAACGACCCACTGAGTTCCGTGTCGATCGTGTCCTCCAACCCTTTGATGGAAACAAGTTCAATTTTACCAAAGTTGGACAGGAAGAGGTGCTCTTTATGTTCCAAGAAAGTGAGGGTGGCAAGGTCTACTATTCTGAAAGTGCTCCTATTAGCACTACCAACTCTCCGAGCGTCATTGCCATAAAT GTTAGCCCCATTGAGTATGGGCATGTGCTTTTAATCCCGCTCGTTCTCGATTGCTTGCCTCAGAGGATTGATCACCAGAGCTTCTTGCTTGCTCTGCATATGGCCGCTGAAGCAGGGAATCCATTCTTCAGATTGGGTTACAACAGCTTGGGAGCCTTTGCCACCATCAATCACCTCCACTTCCAG TGTTACGCAGAGAAGCAAGCCCTTGGAGAAGTGAGTCAGGAGCTGTTGGACACCCAAGTAAACCCTGCTGTGTGGGAAATCAGTGGGCACATGGttttgaagaggaagaaggactATGAGGAAGCATCTGAGGATTATGCATGGAGGCTTCTTGCAGAGGTGTCTCTCTCTGAAGAGAGGTTCCATGAAGTTAAGGCTTATGTCTTGGAAGCTGCAGGCTTTTTAGAAGCTCCTGAGGTTTTGGATGATGATACTGTAGATGGGAATGAAACCCGGTTTCAGCCTCCAGTGCCACCACCTGCTGCTACAACCCATTTGGCCCAAGGGTGTCTGGTACTCCAGTAA
- the LOC131251291 gene encoding GDP-L-galactose phosphorylase 2-like isoform X1 yields the protein MLTIKRVPTVVSNYQEETPEAVGCGRKCLGKCCLPVSTLPLYVFKRDRKATDVGSTSVSEDSPISFLNTLLLGQWEDRMSRGLFRYDVTSCETKVIPGEYGFVAQLNKGRHLKKRPTEFRVDRVLQPFDGNKFNFTKVGQEEVLFMFQESEGGKVYYSESAPISTTNSPSVIAINVSPIEYGHVLLIPLVLDCLPQRIDHQSFLLALHMAAEAGNPFFRLGYNSLGAFATINHLHFQAYYLSVPFPVEKAPTHRITTVKGPVENGVTISCLLNYPVRGLVFEGGNTLEDLSDVVANSCVWLQDNNVPYNVLISDSAKRIFLFPQCYAEKQALGEVSQELLDTQVNPAVWEISGHMVLKRKKDYEEASEDYAWRLLAEVSLSEERFHEVKAYVLEAAGFLEAPEVLDDDTVDGNETRFQPPVPPPAATTHLAQGCLVLQ from the exons ATGCTAACCATTAAGAGGGTTCCTACCGTTGTTTCTAATTACCAAGAAGAAACCCCTGAGGCGGTCGGATGCGGCCGCAAATGCCTTGGCAAGTGCTGCTTGCCtg TGTCTACGCTTCCTCTTTACGTCTTCAAGAGAGATCGCAAGGCAACTGATGTTGGATCCACATCAGTATCAGAGGATTCTCCTATTTCTTTCCTCAACACCTTACTTCTCGGGCAG TGGGAGGATCGCATGAGCAGAGGACTCTTTCGCTACGACGTCACTAGTTGCGAGACCAAGGTGATCCCTGGCGAATACGGTTTTGTTGCTCAGCTGAATAAAGGCCGTCACCTCAAGAAACGACCCACTGAGTTCCGTGTCGATCGTGTCCTCCAACCCTTTGATGGAAACAAGTTCAATTTTACCAAAGTTGGACAGGAAGAGGTGCTCTTTATGTTCCAAGAAAGTGAGGGTGGCAAGGTCTACTATTCTGAAAGTGCTCCTATTAGCACTACCAACTCTCCGAGCGTCATTGCCATAAAT GTTAGCCCCATTGAGTATGGGCATGTGCTTTTAATCCCGCTCGTTCTCGATTGCTTGCCTCAGAGGATTGATCACCAGAGCTTCTTGCTTGCTCTGCATATGGCCGCTGAAGCAGGGAATCCATTCTTCAGATTGGGTTACAACAGCTTGGGAGCCTTTGCCACCATCAATCACCTCCACTTCCAG GCTTATTACTTGTCGGTGCCCTTTCCTGTTGAGAAGGCCCCAACACACAGAATAACAACTGTTAAGGGGCCAGTGGAGAATGGAGTGACAATCTCCTGCTTGTTGAATTATCCTGTGAGAGGTTTGGTTTTCGAAGGCGGAAACACACTGGAAGATTTATCTGATGTTGTCGCCAACTCTTGCGTTTGGCTTCAGGACAATAATGTTCCCTATAATGTCCTCATCTCTGATTCTGCCAAACGGATCTTCCTCTTCCCACAG TGTTACGCAGAGAAGCAAGCCCTTGGAGAAGTGAGTCAGGAGCTGTTGGACACCCAAGTAAACCCTGCTGTGTGGGAAATCAGTGGGCACATGGttttgaagaggaagaaggactATGAGGAAGCATCTGAGGATTATGCATGGAGGCTTCTTGCAGAGGTGTCTCTCTCTGAAGAGAGGTTCCATGAAGTTAAGGCTTATGTCTTGGAAGCTGCAGGCTTTTTAGAAGCTCCTGAGGTTTTGGATGATGATACTGTAGATGGGAATGAAACCCGGTTTCAGCCTCCAGTGCCACCACCTGCTGCTACAACCCATTTGGCCCAAGGGTGTCTGGTACTCCAGTAA